One window from the genome of Gopherus evgoodei ecotype Sinaloan lineage chromosome 2, rGopEvg1_v1.p, whole genome shotgun sequence encodes:
- the AGR3 gene encoding anterior gradient protein 3 isoform X2, with product MMHSALALSLLLIAVSSNLAMAIKKEKRAPQTLSRGWGDDITWVQTYEEGLFQARKSNKPLMVIHHLEDCQYCQALKKVFAENEEIQEMAQNNFIMLNLMHETTDKNLSPDGQYVPRIMFVDPSLTVRADITGRYSNRLYTYEPQDIPFLIENMKKALRLIQTEL from the exons ATGATGCATTCAGCATTGGCTTTGTCACTCCTGCTAATTGCAGTTTCTTCCAACCTCGCAATGGcaatcaaaaaggaaaaaagagctcCCCAGACGCTGTCGAGAG GCTGGGGAGATGATATTACTTGGGTGCAAACCTATGAAGAAGGGCTTTTTCAAGCAAGAAAAAG CAATAAACCACTGATGGTCATTCATCATCTGGAGGACTGTCAATACTGCCAAG CACTGAAGAAGGTTTTTGCCGAAAATGAGGAAATACAAGAAATGGCTCAAAATAACTTCATCATGCTAAATCTCATG CATGAAACCACAGATAAGAACTTGTCACCTGACGGACAATATGTACCTCGAATCATGTTTGTAG ATCCCTCTCTCACAGTAAGAGCTGATATCACTGGAAGATATTCTAATCGACTCTATACTTATGAACCACAAGACATACCATTCT